One window of Metopolophium dirhodum isolate CAU chromosome 3, ASM1992520v1, whole genome shotgun sequence genomic DNA carries:
- the LOC132941828 gene encoding kelch-like protein 2, producing the protein MDENDLQHLPSEGDQTSILKFKRCEPKKFKNSSHTAEIFGVLQSLRIDEVFCDIKLETDDGTVIFGHKVVLVSASPYFRALFTSFEERNKDCIIIKELNPTILQLLINYIYTGEIIVNNEHVKDLLAAADLIQLDYIKASCEEFLQTQLNPSNCLGIRALADLHYCTGLMSSSDAYIKKQFLEVVKYDEFLSLSPEVVIQLISSSDNAVPFEENVFESVLNWIRHELCCRKQFLPDLMEHVRLPLTSKQYLLKNVSEEPLLKNNPKCKDYVLEAIQFHLLKSQKIMTIPKNIRCKPRQSGGLQKVILTLSYSPLMDKNFISWYDPANNLCHIAQVMNEDCHPTHLALIADQFLIAVGRIQNSSMFCRCEQFIQMLDLFSQKSSWVPMVNMLDDRDRLGVGVLNNSIYAVGGENGSICLNSVEVFDINFEEWRMVSCMANKRCDVGVGILNNLLYAVGGYDNSTNEHLNSVECYDPSLDTWKLVAPMSKRRSHVGIGVLDGVMYAVGGTHGSGYFKSVEAYRPSVGVWTPVADMFFDNHSSVVVVLDGLLYVVGNTHSTNMLTIQIYNPHTNTWKLMETCINDAGFIYAAVAIDRPPHFNTD; encoded by the exons ATGGATGAAAATGATTTACAACATTTGCCAAGTGAAGGTGATCAAACAAGTATTCTGAAATTTAAAAGATGtgaaccaaaaaaatttaaaaatagctcTCACACGGCAGAAATATTTGGGGTCTTGCAATCATTAAGGAT agATGAAGTGTTTTGCGATATTAAGTTGGAAACAGACGATGGTACAGTAATTTTTGGACATAAAGTTGTTTTAGTATCAGCTAGTCCATATTTCAGGGCCCTGTTCACTAGCTTTGAAGAAAGGAATAaagattgtattattataaaagaattaAACCCAACCATTTTGCAActcttgataaattatatttatactggagaaataattgtaaataacgagCATGtgaag GATTTGTTAGCGGCTGCAGATCTCATACAGTTAGACTATATAAAAGCCTCATGTGAAGAGTTTTTACAAACACAGCTAAATCCTTCAAATTGTCTTGGAATCAGAGCACTTGCTGACTTACATTACTGTACAGGATTGATGTCAAGTTCTGATGCCTATattaaaaaacagttttt agaAGTGGTTAAATATGATGAATTCTTATCTTTATCTCCTGAAGTAGTGATTCAACTTATCTCCAGTTCTGACAATGCTGTTCCATTTGAAGAAAAT gtatttgaaaGTGTTCTGAATTGGATAAGACATGAATTATGTtgtagaaaacaatttttgcCAGATTTGATGGAACATGTAAGATTGCCATTAACTTCAAAACagtatctattaaaaaatgtatctgaagAGCCTCTCCTTAAAAATAATCCTAAAT gtaaagATTATGTATTAGAAGCGATACAATTTCATTTACTCAAGTCACAAAAAATAATGACCATACCAAAAAATATTCGGTGTAAACCTAGACAATCTGGTGGTTTACAAAAA GTTATCCTTACGTTAAGTTACTCTCCGCTTATGGATAAGAATTTTATAAGCTGGTATGACCCAGCAAACAACCTATGCCACATTGCACAAGTAATGAATGAGGATTGCCATCCAACTCATCTTGCCTTAATAGCAGACCAATTTCTGATTGCTGTTGGTCGTATTCAAAATTCATCAATGTTCTGTAGATGTGAACAGTTTATTCAAATGCTtgatttattttcacaaaaatcCAGTTGGGTACCAATGGTCAACATGTTAGATGATCGAGATCGTTTAGGCGTTggtgtattaaataatagtatatatgcT gTTGGTGGAGAAAATGGTTCTATTTGTTTAAATAGTGTCGAAGTTTTCGATATCAATTTTGAAGAATGGCGAATGGTTTCTTGTATGGCTAACAAGAGATGCGATGTTGGTGTTGGAATTCTAAACAATCTTTTATATgcg gtaggaGGTTATGATAATTCTACAAATGAACATTTAAATTCAGTTGAATGTTATGATCCTAGTCTTGACACATGGAAACTAGTAGCACCAATGTCCAAACGTCGCTCTCATGTTGGTATTGGAGTCTTAGACGGTGTTATGTATGCTGTCGGTGGTACACACGGTTCAGGATATTTTAAATCTGTTGAGGCCTATAGACCAAGTGTCGGAGTATGGACTCCAGTGGCTGACATGTTCTTTGACAACCATTCTA GTGTAGTAGTCGTTTTAGATGGTTTATTATATGTTGTGGGTAATACACATTCTACTAATATGCTGACTATCCAAATATACAACCCCCACACCAATACATGGAAATTAATGGAAACCTGTATAAATGATGCTGGATTTATTTATGCTGCAGTAGCTATTGATAGACCCCCGCATTTTAACACCGATTAG